In Nocardioides jishulii, the DNA window GGCTGAGACCCGGCCCCGGACCATCCACCGAGCAACGAAGGAGCACATGATGAGCAGGACCCTGGTCGAGCAGCTGGCCGACTTCGCCGCCTCGACGACCGTGGAGACGTTGCCGGCGGAGGTGGTGGAGGACTCCAAGCGCGTCCTCCTCGACTCCCTGGGCTGCGCGGTCGTCGGTCTCGAGGTGCCCAAGGGCAGCATCGGCGTGGAGATGGGCCGCGTCATGGGCGGTCCGACGGGGGAGGCCACGGTCTTCGGCACCGCGCACCGCACCAGCCCCTACGGCGCCGCCTTCGCGAACGCGGAGACGATCAACGCCCTGGACTTCGACACCGTCCTGCCGCCCGGCCACGTCGCGCCGTACGTCCTTCCGGGCGTCCTCGCGGTGGCCGAGGCCGACGGGGCCACCGGTCGCTCGCTGACCGCGGCGATCGCGGTCTCCCACGAGATCTCCTACCGCTTCGGCCGCTCGATGGACTACCTGCGCACGCCGGCGGGCGAGAAGATGGAGATCCCCGCCGTGCTGGGGTTCACCGCCACCGTCTTCGGGGCTGCCGCCGCCGTCGCGATGGTGCAGGGCCAGGGCGCGGAGGGGCTCGCCGACACCCTCGGCATCGCCGGTGCCGTGACCCCGGTGAACTCCTACCGGACGTGGATGGAGAACGTTCCGAACTCGACGATCAAGTACTCGATGCCCGGACCCGTCACCCAGGCCGGCCTCAACGCCGCGTACGCCGCCCAGCTCGGCCACACCGGCGACCGGATGATGCTCGACGACGCGGAGTTCGGCTACGCCCGCTTCATCGGCACGAAGCGCTGGGAGCCCGCGCACCTGGTCGACGGGCTGGGCGAGGTCTGGGGCTTCCCGGGAGCGCACAGCTACAAGCCCTACCCACACTGCCGCGTGGGCCACACGCCCCTCGACGCGCTGCGCGACCTGGTGCGTGAGCATGACCTGGCCCCGCACGAGATCGACGCCATCCGCTGCTGGGGCGAGGCCTGGGTGGAGCGTCCGGTGTGGCTGCTCAATGACGTCCAGCACCCGCACGAGGCGCAGTTCAGCATCGCCCACGGCCTGGCCGTCGGCGCCCACATGATCGAGCCCGGTCCCGCGTGGCAGAGCCCCGAGACGCTGCGGGACCCGTCGGTGCTGGCGCTCATGGAGAAGGTCACCTTCGCGCCGCACCCCGACTACGTCGACGCTCTCACCAGCAACCCCTCGAGCCGACCCACCCGGATCGAGGTCGACGCCCGCGGGGAGACCTTCTCCGCCGACCGCACCGTGCCCAAGGGCAGCCCCTCCGACGACCCGCAGGTGCGCATGACCACCGAGGAGGTCATCGAGAAGTTCCGCACCAACTGCGCCGGGCGTCTCGCCCCGGCCTCCGTCGATGCGTTGGTCGAGGGAATCATGCACCTCGAGGAGGTCGACGACGTCCGTGGCCTGCTGCGTCACGGGGGGACGTCGGCGTGAGCGACGTGCTCACCCCTGACGTGGTGGCACGGGTGCAGGAGCTGCTCGACAAGGAGGAGATCCGGCAGGTGATGTACGCCTACGCGCGCGGCACCGACCGGTGCCAGGCCGACCTCGTTCGCGACGCCTACCACCCGGACGCCTGGGACGACCACGGCAACTTCTCCGGAGGACGCGAGCACGTGGTCGAGACCATCATGTCGCGTGGAGCGACGGCGCCGGTCTCCATGCACCACCTCGGCAACGTCCTGATCGAGCTGCTCGGCGACACCGCCCACGTCGAGACCTACTTCGTGGCGCACCAGGTCCTGGAGCGGGACGGACGCAGCTTCACCCGCATGCGGGCGGGCCGCTACCTCGACCTCTTCGAGCGCCGGGACGGGCGCTGGCGCATCGCCCACCGCCGCGTCGTCGACGACTGGAGCAGGCTCGACGAAGTGGTGGCCACCGCCCCGAGCGTCACCGACGACTGCGCCAGGAGCACGCGCGGCACCGACGACCCGTCGTTCGCCCTGAGCGACTTCACCCACGTCTTCCGCCCCACCACCCCCCACCCCCAGGAGTCACCGTGAACCACCCCGCACAGTCCCTCTTCGACGTCTCGGGCAAGGTCGTCGTCGTCACCGGAGGCAGCCGTGGCATCGGCCGCGGCATCGCCGAGGGCTTCGTCCGCGCCGGCGCCAAGGTCTACATCTGCTCGCGCAAGGCCGAGGAGTGCGAGAAGACCGCCGCCGAGCTCTCCGCCTTCGGGGAGTGCCACGGCTTCGCGGCCAACCTCGGCAACGTCGAGGGCGCCCGCGCGTTCGCCGCCACGCTGGCCGAGCGCGAGTCGCAGGTCGACGTACTGGTCAACAACGCCGGCAACATCTGGGTCGAGACCCTCGCCGACTACCCCGAGTCGGGCTGGGACAAGGTCTACGACCTCAACGTGAAGGGCGTCTTCTTCCTGGTGCAGGCGATGATGCCGCTCCTCGAGGCCTCCGCGACCCACGAGGACCCGGCGCGGATCATCACCATCGGGTCGATCGACGCCTTCCACGTGCCCGAGCACGAGACCTACGCCTACTCCTCCTCGAAGGCGGCGGTGCACATGCTCACCCGGCACCTGGCGCTCAAGCTGGCCGACAAGCACATGACCGCCAACGTCATCGCGCCCGGCCGCTACCGCAGCCAGATGCTGGAGAACGCGATCGAGCTCGAGGGTGCCGACGAGATGCTCGCTCCCATCCCGCTCAAGCGGTTCGCCGAGGGGCCGGACCTCGCCGGCGCGGCGATCTACCTCGCCTCACGGGCCGGGTCGTTCGTGACCGGGGCGATGCTGCCGGTCGACGGCGGCCACGCCACCACCCTCTGACCCTCTGCCCCGACACGCAGCCCAGGAGCCGCCCTGTGTCCACGCACATCCAGAAGTTCGCGGAGTTCGCCCACCGCAGTGCGTCGGCGCAGCTGCCCGACGAGGTGGTGGAGGAGTCGAAGCGGATCATCCTCGACACCGTCGGGTGTGCCCTCGCGGCGACGGACAACCCGGCTGGCGTGGCGGGCGTCGAGTACGCGCGCGTGCTCGGCGGCGAACGCGACGAGGCGAGCATCATCGGTGTGCCCATGCGTACGTCCGTGCACGGCGCGGCCTTCGCCAACGCGGAGCTGATGAACGCGTTGGACTTCGACCCCGTCTCCCTGCCCGGTCACGTAGCGCCGTACGTGGTCCCGGTGGCGCTGGCGTTGGGCGAGACGCACCGGTCGTCCGGGGCCATGGCGGTCAACGCGGTGGCCGTGTGCCACGAGATGTCCCACCGGTTGGCCGGGGCGATGGACCGCAACCGCGACGTCAAGGACGGGCGTGCGCAGACCGCGGAGGTGCTCGGCTACGCCAGCACCGTCTTCGGCATCACCGCGACGGCGGCCATGATGAAGGAGATGTCGTCCGAGCGCATCGCCGACGCCCTCGGCATCGCCGGTGCCACCTCGCCGGTCAACGGGCACCGCGCCTGGCTGATGCACGCGCCCAGCACCACCATCAAGAACAGCCTGATGCCGGGGGGCGTGGCGATGACCGCGATGACCGCGGCCTGGATGGCGGAGCTGGGGCACCGGGGTGACCCGTTGCTCCTGGACGACGCCGAGTTCGGCTATCCGCGGTTCATCGGCACCAGCCGCTGGGAGCCCTCGGAGCTGACGACGGGCCTGGGCGCGCAGTGGCGCTTCCGGGCGGGGTCGCAGTTCAAGCCCTACCCGCACTGCCGGGTGCCGCACGCCCTCTTCGACGCCCTCATCGAGGTGGTGCGTGACAACGGGCTCGCACCTGAGGAGATCGAGTCGATCACGGCGTGGGGAGAGGAGTGGGCCGGGCAGTTCCCGACCTTCATGGCCGATCACATGGATCGCACCTTCGACGCACAGTTCACGTTCGTCCACGGACTCGCGATCGCGGCACACCTCGTCCCGCCGGGCCGCCAGTGGCACGACCCCGCGGTGGTGGAGAGCCGCTCCGTCCTGGAGCTCAAGGACCGCATCGTCTGGAAGAACCACCCCGGGTGGGCCGAGGCGGTCTCGAAGGACCCGTCGGCGCGTCCGTCCCGGGTGGAGGTGGTGGCGCGCGGCACGACGTTCGTGGGTGAGCGCACGCATGCCCGGGGCAGCACGTCGGCGGACCCGGCCACGCAGCTGACGACGGAGGAGCTGGTCACCAAGTTCCGCCACAACGCCGCGGGCGTGATCAGCGACCACGCCACCGACGCGGTGGTGGAGGCCCTGCTCCACCTGGAGGAGGTCGACGACCTGCGACCGGTGATGGACCTGCTCCGTCCCACCGACTGACCCGGGAGCTCTCGCGTCCCGGGGCAGCTCTTGGGTCAGGTCTGGGGGCGAGTCACCGTGTATCCCGAGTAGAGCGCGTGCGCGCCGCCGTCGACCTCGGCGACCAGGCCGGAGACGTACGCCGCGTCGTCGGAGTTGAGGAAGAGCGCCATCGCCGCCTGCTCCTCGGGGAGCCCGGAGCGTCGCAGCGGGACGACCGCCTCACGCGCCGCCCAGTACTCGGGGTTGGTGCGCTTCAGCTTCTGGCTCATGCCCGTCTCGGTGAGCCCGGGACAGATGGCGTTGACCCGTACGCCGAGTGGTCCCCACTCGACCGCGAGGGCGCGGGTGATGCCCACGACGGCGTGCTTGGAGGCGACGTAACCAAGTCGTCCCGGCAGGCCGTGGGTGCCCGCGACCGAGGCGGTGTTGAGGATCGCCCCACCGCCCTGGTCGACCATGACCCGGCCTGCGGCGACGGCGAGCCGCCGCACGGCGTCGACGTTGATCGCCATGACCCGGCTCCACTCCTCCTCGCCGATCTCCAGGGCCGGGGTGGCCGACCCGACGCCGGCATGGTTGAAGAGTGCGTCGAGGCGACCGTGCCCGGCGGCGGTCGCGGCCTCGACCAGGGTCGCGGCCGTCTCGGGGACCGCCACGTCGGCGACGACGCCGGTGAGTCGTTCGGCGCTGCCGACCCGGGTGGCCCACTCGCCCAACGCGGCCAGGGCGTCGGGCGCCACGTCGTTGGCCACGACGGTGGCGCCCTCGGTGAGCAGTCCCTCGGTGATGGCCCGGCCGATGCCGGAGCCGGCGCCGGTCACGACGGCGACCTTGCCGGCGTACCGGCCGGTGGGTCGGGGGCTCTCGTGCTGGGTCACAGGTGTCCTCGTCATCAGTTGAGCAGGAAGCCGCCGTCGACGGGGAGCAGCACCCCGGTGACGTAGTCGGCGGCGTCGGACAGGAGGTAGGAGATGGCTTCGGTGATGTCGGCGGGCTCTCCGAGCCGGCGGCGGGGGATCCGCTTGACCAGTGCCTCCTCCTGGCCCTCGTCGATCCGGTCCTGGATCATCGGTGTCCGGATCGCGCCGGGGGCGACCGCGTTGACCCGGATGCCGTGCCGTGCCAGCTCGAGCGCAGCAGCCCGGGTGAGCATCGCGACGCCTGCCTTGGAGGCGCAGTAGTGGGGCTGCCCGGCGACCGGGGTCTCGGAGTTGACCGAGGCGACGTGGACGATGCTGCCGCCGCGACCCGCCTCGACCAGCGCGCGGCCCACGGCCTGGGTGCCCAGGAAGGCGCCGGTGAGGTTGACCGCGACGGTGCGGTCCCACTGCTCGGGCGTCAGGTCCAGCAGCCGGGCGCGCTCGCGGATGCCCGCAGCGTTGACCAGGCCGTCGAAGGGCCCGTGCTCGGCGACCACCTGCGTCCAGGCACCTGCCTCGGTGACGTCGAGCTCCACGACCCCGTCGCCGGGGCGACGGTCGCTGCGGACGACCTCCCAGCCACGCTCAGCCAGCGTCGCGGCTGCGTGGGCGCCGATCCCGGAGGCGGCGCCGGTGACCAGGACGCGACGGGCACTCACTTGAAGTACCCGTCGAACTTGCGGTTCCACTCGGCCAGGACCTCGGGGCGGGTGAACTTCTCGGTGTCGAGCATCGCGTAGTCCTCCAAGTCGAGCGCTCCGTCGACGCCGTCGCGGCCTGCGCCGCCCTGGCCGTCACCGTTGTAGGCGGCCTGGCCCTCCTCCGACATCACGAAGTCGATGAAGACCCGTCCCGCGTGGGGGCGCTTCGCCTCGCTGAAGGCGGCGGCGCCGTGGGTGTAGGCGAAGCCGGGCTCGGCGAAGGTGAAGTCGATGGGAGCACCGTTGGACTGCAGCTCGGCAATGGTGGCGGGCACGCCCAGGTTGGCGACGCCGATCTCACCCGAGCCCACGGCCTGCATCAGCGGCACGCCGGAGGGGTAGAACTTCGGGTCCTGGTCGGCGATCCCCTCGAGGTAGTCGGTGCCGAGCTCGGTCTCGAGGTGCTCCAGGTAGCCGGCCACCGACGGGGAGACCTCGGAGCGGGTGCCCAGCTTGCCCTTGACCGACGGGTCGAGCAGGTCGTCGTACGTCGTGAAGCCGTCGGGGAACTTGTCGGTGTTCCACACGATCATGCTCCACGGCAGGGCGGTGACCTGGATGGCCTTGTCGGGCACGGCCCACCAGTCCTCCTTCCAGCCCTCGACGCTCGGTCCCTCGACGGGAGTGAGGTCGTCGGCGTGCTCGACGAACCAGTTGGGGTCGCTGTACATCAGCACGTCGGCGCCGTCGGAGCCGCTGTTGAGCTGCGCCGAGACCCGCTCGGGCAGCTCGGTGGCGCCCCGGGTGATCGAGAGCTTGATGCCGGGGTACTTCTCCTTGAACGCCTCGGTCAGGCGCTTGTTCTGCTGCTCCGAGGCTGCGTTGTAGACGTTCACACGGCCTTCCTCGTACGCCGCCTCCACGACGGCGTCCCACTCGGCGTCGCCGGTGGTCGGCGGCTTCGCGTCGGATGCGTCGTCCCCGCCGCAGGCGGCGGTCGTGACGAGGGCGAGCGCTGTCGTCGCCAGGGCCAGGCGACGGACGAGCGGGTGGGTCCGGGAGAGCGGGGACATGATGTGCCTTCCTGCAACGAACGAGTATCGTGCACGATATGTGATGGACGGCACATTGGGAAGGCATGCGGTCACCAATTTTCGGGGTGACGCAGGACGGGCCCCGGCATGCGCCGGGGCCCGTCGGGGGTTGCGTGGGACGTGCTGCGCGTCAGCGCAGGACGACGACCGGACGCCAGTCGAGGACGTCGCGGTCCTCGTCGCGACCGCGGGCCTTGACCAGCACGCGCAGGTCGGCGACGCGGAGGCCGGAGACCTCGCGTACGCCCTCCACCTGGATCCGCGAGACCAGGGTGTCGCCCTCGCGCACCGGCCCGGTGTGGTCGCAGCCGTGCCAGCCGGCCACCGTCAGCAGCTGCGGCAGGGTGCGGGTCACCTGCGCCAGGGCCAGCCCGATCGTGTGGCCGCCGTAGACCAGCCGTCCGGCGGGCTGGCTGTACTCGTCGTGGTGCACGTGCGCCAGGTTGAGGCTCAGTCGCACCCAGCTCGGGGGCACTGGTGACCACGTCGCCGGCGCGCAGGTCCCACAGCGCCCCGGGGACGACGTCGGGGCCGGTCGGCGGGCGGAAGCGGTCGAGGTCCCACTCAGCGGCAAGGCTGGCGACGAACGGGTCGGTGGCCGGGGGAGTGCCGATCGAGGAGAGGTCGTCGGCGTGGCCGGTCTGCGCGTCCGGTGCGCTGAGCGGCAGCATCGCGCAGCGCCAGAAGTCGAGGACCAGGCGCTCCTCCTGGTCGTGCGTGGTGATGCGCAGCGCCGCCAGGCCGGTCGGGCGGCTGGAGTTCTGCTTGAGGCCCACGACTTCGGTGCGGGTGCGCAGGGTGTCGCCGATGGACGGCAGCCGGTGGAAGGCCAGCCCGCGGTAGAAGAGGTTGGCCACCACGCGTCGCGTGACCGCGGTCGACTGGCCGATGGCCAGGTCGGTGACGAATCCCGGGTCGGCCACGGGGCGCCCGGCCACCGCCAGCGCCATGTGCTCGTCGAGGCCGAGCTGCAAGCGGCTGCCGACGATCGACTGGTGCACGGCGGCGCGGCCGCCGGTCAGGGTGATCGAGGGTGCGTCGAAGAGGTCTCCGACGGCGAGGTCGTCGAAGTACGGGCCTTCCACGAGGTGTGACATGGGGGTCCTTCCGGGAGAGGGGGAGGTCAGGAGCCGGCGACGAGGCCGCGGTCGTGGAGCCGGCCGAGCTCGGCGTCGGAGAGGCCGAGCAGCTCCGAGAGGACCTGGTCGGTGTCCTGGCCGAAGCGCGGGGCCGGCCGGGGGTCGGTCCATGCGTCGTCGAGGCGCAGCGGCAGGCGGGCCGAGGTCATGGTGCCGATGCCCGGCTGCTCGACGTCGGTCACCACGCTGCGCTCGGGGTCCGCGGCCAGCAGCGCCACTGTCTCGGTCATCGGGCGGTAGCGGCTCCACAGCACGTGGGCGTCGTCCAGCTCCTGGGTGACCTGGTCGACGGTGCGGGCGGCGAACCACGGGCGCATCACGGCCGCGATCGTCTCGCGCATCCGGAAGCGGTCGGTCTCCAGGGACAGGTCGACCTCGGCGGCCTCCTCCAGTGCGGTGAAGACGCGCTCGGTGCCGGTCACGCTGACCAGGTTGCGCCACTGGCGCACCGTCAGCGCCACCACCATCACGCGGTGGCCGTCGCAGGTGGCGAAGTCGGTGCCGAAGGCCCCGAAGAGGTGGTTGCCGTGACGCGGCCGGTCACCCTGCTCGACCGCCTCGGCCAGCCATCCCATCGACGCGACCCCGGCGAGGGCGACGTCGGCGAGGGCGAGGGAGACGTACGTCCCCTCCCCGGTGCGGTCACGCTTGCGCAGCGCTGCGAGGAGGCCGGTGACCGCCGTCATGCCGGTGAGCAGGTCCCACGCGGGCACCACGTGGTTGACGGGGTCGGCCGACCCGGCCGGTCCGGTCATCTGGGGCACGCCGATCTCGGCGTTGACGGTGTAGTCCACCGCGGGCCGACCGTCGTTGTAGCCCTGGATGTGCACCTGGATGGCGTCGGCGCGGCGTGCGGTGAGGGCTTCGTGGGTGAGCCAGGGGCGACCCACCAGGTTGTCCACGACGAGTCCGCCGTCGGGGCCGGGGAGGGTGGCCAGTGCCATCACGATCTCGCGGCCCTCCTCGGAGCGCAGGTCGACGGCGACCGAGCGCTTGCCGCGGTTGAGCGACGACCAGAAGAGGCTCTGACCGGTGCGTTCGGAGAGGGGCCAGCGGTTGATGTCGGCGGGTCCGCCGAGGGGGTCGACCTTGACCACGTCGGCACCGAGCATCCCGAGGGTGAGGCAGCCGGAGGGGCCCGCCACGAAGCTGGAGCACTCGAGCACGCGGAGCCCGGAGAGCGGTCGGTCCTGTCGCGCGGAGGGGCTGGTGAGGTGCGTCATACTCAGATATAATACACAATGCTTGATATGTGGAACTCGCCTGCGAGCCACGGACCCCGTCAGTTCCACCCCCCAGACCCTGCTGAGCCCAGCGCCGACGAAAGGACAGACCTCGTGATCGAGAAGTACCAGGAGCAGTTCTCGCGACTGAAGTTCGAGAGCAACCAGCCCGGAGTCCTCGAGGTCATCTTCAGTGGCCCGAACCTCAACGCGGTCGACGAGGCGACGCACTCCGAGATCCCCGCCGTCTGGCCGGTGATCGACTCCGATCCGGAGGTGCGAGCGGTGATCGTGCGTGGTGAGGGCAAGGCGTTCTCGGCCGGCGGTGACTTCGGGCTGATCGACAAGCAGATCGAGGACTACGAGTTCCGGATGCGGATCATGCGCGAGTCCAAGGAGCTCTTCTACAACCTGGTCAACTGCTCGAAGCCGATCATCTCCGCGATCCACGGGCCGGCGGTGGGCGCCGGTCTGGTGGTCGCCCTGATGGCCGACATCTCGATCGCGGCCCACGACGCGCGGATCATCGACGGCCACACCCGCCTCGGCGTCGCCGCCGGTGACCACGCCGTCGTGTGGGCGCTCTTCTGTGGCATCCCGAAGGCCAAGTACCTGCTGCTGACCTGCAAGGAGATCTCCGGCCAGGCCGCCGAGCAGGCGGGTCTGGTGTCGCTGTCGGTGCCGAAGGAGGAGCTCCTCGACACCGCCCGTGAGGTGGCGGGCGGTCTGGCCGAGGGCGCCCAGGAGGCGATCCGGTGGACGAAGTACTCGCTCAACGAGTGGTACCGCCAGAACAGCGCGATCTTCGACGTGGGCCTGGGCCTGGAGTTCATGGGCTTCGGTGGCCCGGACGTGGTCGAGGGTGTGGCCTCGCACCGTGAGCGCCGCAAGCCGGTCTTCACCGGGGTGCCCCAGTGAGCGCAGCGGCGGCGGAGCGCGCCGACGTGCGCAGCGTTGCCGACCTCTACCTCGAGCCGCGCAGCATCGTCGTGCTCGGCGCCTCCTCCGACCCGGCCAAGCTCTCGGGCCGCCCGCTCGACTACCTGAAGAGGTTCGGCTACGCCGGCGACCTGTACGCGGTGAACCCCCGCCGAGACACCGTGCAGGGAGTGCCTGCCTACCCGTCCGTGGCCGACGTGCCCGGACCGGTCGACCTGGCCGTCGTCGTGGTGCCCGCCGACAAGGTCCCCGACGCCATCGAGGAGTGCGCGGCAGCGGGGGTACGCGCCGCCACGATCTTCGCCTCCGGCTTCTCCGAGGCCCCCGACGGCGTGGGCGTCGAGGCCCAGGAGCGCATCGCCAGGGCTGTCGCGAGCAGCGACATCCGGGTGCTCGGGCCCAACTGCCTGGGCTCGTTCTCCCTGCCGCAGAAGGCGTTCGCGACCTTCTCGACGGCCTTCGACGTGCCCGGTGAGATCCCGGACTCGCCGATCGCGCTCGTCTCCCAGAGCGGCGCCGTGGGCACCTTCACCTACAGCACCATGACCTCCCTGGGCCTGGGGGTGCGCCACTTCGTCAACACCGGCAACGAGGTCGACGTCTCTGTCGTCGAGGTGCTCGACGCGCTGGTCGACCGCGACGACGTCGACCTGCTGCTGGGCCACCTCGAAGGATTCGCCGACCCGATCGCCCTCGACCGACTCTGTGCCCGGGCGCGGGCGGCCGGCAAGCCGCTCGTGCTGCTCAAGGCGGGACGTACGTCGGCGGGCGACCGCGCCATCGGCGCGCACACCGGCAGCACCGGCGGCGACGACGCCAAGTTCAACGCGATCCTCGAGGCGCACGGGGCGCTGCGGGCCCGCAGCATGGAGGAGATGGCCGACCTGGCCCAGCTGCTGGTCACCGGCCGTCGCGCCGGCGGTCCGCGGCTCAGCATCGTCACCCAGAGTGGCGGTGCCGGCGCCCTGACCACCGACGTCGCGGTCGACCTGGGTCTGGTCGTCGAGCCGATGGCCGACGCTTCGCGGGCCGAGGTGGCGGCGCTGCTGCCCTTCTTCGCCTCCACGGCCAACCCGCTGGACCTCACCGGCGCCTTGATCAACGACCCGTCGATCCTGGACCGGACGCTCGAGATCACGCTGGCCAGCGACGAGACCGACGTGCTGCTGGTCGTGCTGGGCAACTCGGACGCCGCGGCCAAGGAGCTGGTGGAGATCTGCGTGAAGCACCATGACGCGACCACGAAGCCCTTCGTCGTCGCCTGGACCGGCGGCACCGGCCAGGCGCGCGCGGACCTGCTCGCCGCGGGGGTGCCGACCTACGCCGAGCCCGTGCGCGCCACGGAGGCGGTGGCCCGGTTGGTCGCGCTCAGTCGCGACTGAGCCGCGACTGAGCCGCGTCGACGTCGGAGGGCGCCGGCCCAGCACCTGCTGGTCCGGCGCCCTCCTGCTCGCTCGGGGTGTCAGCGACGCAGTGACAGGCGGGGCTCCAGGGTCCAGCCCAGCGCCTCGCCCTCGGCGATGCGCGCGTCGATCGCTTGCGTCAGGTCGTCAGGCATCGGCGTCGAGCGCCGCGTCTCCTGGTCGACGTGCACCGTGACCACCTCCAGGACCGTCGCCAGCCGCCCCTTGGTCTCGTCGACGAGGAACGCGGCGCCGTGGACCGTCTTCGCGGTGCGGTCGAGGAAGCGGACCCGCACGGAGAACTCGTCGCCGAGGCGGAGCTCCCCCAGGTAGCGGATGTTGTGCTCGGCGGCGAACGTCCCCATCCGCCGCTCGGTCACGTAGGCCTCGTCGACACCCACCTCGGCGAGCGCGCTGCGTACGGCCCTGATCTGGGCGGTGATGAAGTGGGCTGCGTTCATGTGCCCGTTGAGGTCGAGGTCATCGGCGGTGACCGTGCGGGCGCCGTACGCCGGCAGGGCGCACAGCTGGTCGAAGCGGGGGAGGGCCATGGGTGTCGTCCTCGCCGTCACAGCCAGCTGCGCGCGGCGACCCGGTCGAGGGTCTCCTTCGCGTCCGTCAGGCTCCTGGTCTCGTACGGCATCTCCAGGACCGCCTCGTGGAAGCCGAGCTCGCCGTAGGCGGCGAGGCTGTCCTTGTCGATCGCACCGTTGGCCGGGTCCGGACCCGACCCGGGCTTCACCACGAGCCTCAGCTCGGAGAAGTCGCGCTCGGCCTCGTCGCAGGCGGCCCGCAGTCGGACGAGGTGCCGCTCCAGGTCCTCGACGCTCTGCTTGGCGGGCAACCAGCCGTCGCAGTCACGGGCGACGATCTTGAGGGCGAGGGGGCTGAAGCCACCCCAGAGGAACTCGACGGGCGCAGGCGCGGTGGGGAGCATGGAGAAGGTCAGGTCGACGTCCTCGTCGTCGGCGCCGCGCACGGTGTAGTCGTACGAGCCCCTGCTCAACAGCTCCTTGATCTGGGCGATGTCGCGACGTGCGCGGGTGCCGCGCTTCTCGAAGGTGGCCCCCACCGCGTCGTACTCCTCGCGCAACCACCCGGTGCCCACCCCCAGCGAGAAGGGGCGACGGGTCAACCACGACATCGAGGCGAGCTGCTTGGCGACGAGGGTGGGGTTGCGCAGGGTGAGGATCAGGATGCTCGTGCCGAAGCGCGCCTCGGGCAGCTGGGCGGCGAGCCAGGTGAGGTGGATGAAGGGGTCGGTCCACGGGGTGTCGGAACGGAACCCCGCCTTGCCGTCGCCGGTGTGGGGGTAGGGAGAGCTGGTGGTCTCCGGCAGCACGACGTGGTCACCGACCCAGAAGGAGCTGTAGCCCAGGTCGAGGGCGTGCCGGCAGAGATCCACCTGGTCCTGCGGAGTGAGGTCCTCGGTGGGGAGGGGGAGGCGGACGCCGACGGGGACGGGGGAAGGCGTGCTCACGAAAACTCCTACAGTCGCGGATGATGTTTCGTGCACGATATGTGAGCGCGGAGCCCGCGAGCCAGTGGTGAACCACCCGTCGGACTGCCCCTTCGGGCAGGGGGCAGTCCAGATCCTCCGGGGAGTGGCACGGTCGGTCCCACCCGCATTCCCCCTCGTCACTGCAGCATGTGGTGCACCTCGACGGCCGCGACGAGCGCGACCGAGGCGGCCAGGACGAAGACCGGCCCGCCGGGGGTCGTCTCGATCCCTTCCCGGTCCTCGTCGTAGCGCCGCCACCCCTCGCCCAGCACCCACGCCGCCACCAGCATGATCAGGCCCAGCGGCAGCAGGGCGTAGACGCCGGCGGTCGACCAGCTGTGCCGTGCACTCGCCGCTCCCACGGCGACCAGGGCCATCGTGGTGCGCTGCCAGCCCATCAGGTCTCGGTTCTCCGAGCCTCCGGGGTCGAGGGGGTCGGGCACGCCGGGCGAGCGCTCTCCCGGCGACTCGCTCACAGCCACGCCACGACCATCAGCGCGGCGATCCCGCCGATGGCCAGCATGAAGACCATCCCGAAGCCGAGGCTCGGGATGGAGCGGTTGAGGCGCATGGCTCGTTCGGTGGCACCCCAGCGCACCCAGGAGACGACGGCGCAGAGCAGGCCGAGGGTCACGAGCCCGACCGCGACCGCGGTCTGCGTGACGCGGGGGATCGACAGGTCGACGACGTCGAGCGCGATCCC includes these proteins:
- a CDS encoding ABC transporter substrate-binding protein, whose protein sequence is MSPLSRTHPLVRRLALATTALALVTTAACGGDDASDAKPPTTGDAEWDAVVEAAYEEGRVNVYNAASEQQNKRLTEAFKEKYPGIKLSITRGATELPERVSAQLNSGSDGADVLMYSDPNWFVEHADDLTPVEGPSVEGWKEDWWAVPDKAIQVTALPWSMIVWNTDKFPDGFTTYDDLLDPSVKGKLGTRSEVSPSVAGYLEHLETELGTDYLEGIADQDPKFYPSGVPLMQAVGSGEIGVANLGVPATIAELQSNGAPIDFTFAEPGFAYTHGAAAFSEAKRPHAGRVFIDFVMSEEGQAAYNGDGQGGAGRDGVDGALDLEDYAMLDTEKFTRPEVLAEWNRKFDGYFK
- a CDS encoding MaoC/PaaZ C-terminal domain-containing protein; translated protein: MPPSWVRLSLNLAHVHHDEYSQPAGRLVYGGHTIGLALAQVTRTLPQLLTVAGWHGCDHTGPVREGDTLVSRIQVEGVREVSGLRVADLRVLVKARGRDEDRDVLDWRPVVVLR
- a CDS encoding CoA transferase produces the protein MTHLTSPSARQDRPLSGLRVLECSSFVAGPSGCLTLGMLGADVVKVDPLGGPADINRWPLSERTGQSLFWSSLNRGKRSVAVDLRSEEGREIVMALATLPGPDGGLVVDNLVGRPWLTHEALTARRADAIQVHIQGYNDGRPAVDYTVNAEIGVPQMTGPAGSADPVNHVVPAWDLLTGMTAVTGLLAALRKRDRTGEGTYVSLALADVALAGVASMGWLAEAVEQGDRPRHGNHLFGAFGTDFATCDGHRVMVVALTVRQWRNLVSVTGTERVFTALEEAAEVDLSLETDRFRMRETIAAVMRPWFAARTVDQVTQELDDAHVLWSRYRPMTETVALLAADPERSVVTDVEQPGIGTMTSARLPLRLDDAWTDPRPAPRFGQDTDQVLSELLGLSDAELGRLHDRGLVAGS
- a CDS encoding enoyl-CoA hydratase/isomerase family protein, which translates into the protein MIEKYQEQFSRLKFESNQPGVLEVIFSGPNLNAVDEATHSEIPAVWPVIDSDPEVRAVIVRGEGKAFSAGGDFGLIDKQIEDYEFRMRIMRESKELFYNLVNCSKPIISAIHGPAVGAGLVVALMADISIAAHDARIIDGHTRLGVAAGDHAVVWALFCGIPKAKYLLLTCKEISGQAAEQAGLVSLSVPKEELLDTAREVAGGLAEGAQEAIRWTKYSLNEWYRQNSAIFDVGLGLEFMGFGGPDVVEGVASHRERRKPVFTGVPQ
- a CDS encoding acetate--CoA ligase family protein, giving the protein MSAAAAERADVRSVADLYLEPRSIVVLGASSDPAKLSGRPLDYLKRFGYAGDLYAVNPRRDTVQGVPAYPSVADVPGPVDLAVVVVPADKVPDAIEECAAAGVRAATIFASGFSEAPDGVGVEAQERIARAVASSDIRVLGPNCLGSFSLPQKAFATFSTAFDVPGEIPDSPIALVSQSGAVGTFTYSTMTSLGLGVRHFVNTGNEVDVSVVEVLDALVDRDDVDLLLGHLEGFADPIALDRLCARARAAGKPLVLLKAGRTSAGDRAIGAHTGSTGGDDAKFNAILEAHGALRARSMEEMADLAQLLVTGRRAGGPRLSIVTQSGGAGALTTDVAVDLGLVVEPMADASRAEVAALLPFFASTANPLDLTGALINDPSILDRTLEITLASDETDVLLVVLGNSDAAAKELVEICVKHHDATTKPFVVAWTGGTGQARADLLAAGVPTYAEPVRATEAVARLVALSRD
- a CDS encoding thioesterase family protein; its protein translation is MALPRFDQLCALPAYGARTVTADDLDLNGHMNAAHFITAQIRAVRSALAEVGVDEAYVTERRMGTFAAEHNIRYLGELRLGDEFSVRVRFLDRTAKTVHGAAFLVDETKGRLATVLEVVTVHVDQETRRSTPMPDDLTQAIDARIAEGEALGWTLEPRLSLRR